The DNA window CCATGAATTTTGTTTCAAAGAATTTGATAGGTAAACTCATCAACTTCTTTAGAAAATCAGAAATAATTTTGATATTGAGCTTACTACCAACATATAGCATGATCCAGTTCCGGAATATTCCTAATGTTATATTGCCGGCAAAAAAGGCAAGTTGAGCAACAAGGATGTAAGTGATAATTCCTAAATTCTTCTTGCTTACTCCCTCATCAATTAGTTTTTGAGTTAAAATAGGAAAGGCCAGAGTTGTTAAAGTTCCCATTAAAAGAATGAAAAATAACCAGGCAAACTGTTTCTTATGAGGACCTAGATAACTGGATAGGTACTGCAAAGATATTTTTTTGTCAGGTACATTTTTTCTTTGGAAGAATGCCTCGGTGGGTTCCAGTAAAAGAGCGACTCCTTTATCTGTGTTTTTTAACCATGACTTTTTAAACTCTTCTTCTTTAAGTTTCAGGATTCCATGTGCAGGATCGGCAATGGTATATGTTTTCTCTCTACTGAACAAAGATCTTGATATTCTTAGAAGAATAACAAAGTGATTTTGATTCCAATGTAAAATGCAGGGTAAAAATTCGTCTTTTATATCCTCAATAGATAATTGTGTTGCTATTGTTTTAAAACCGATTTTTTCGGCAGCATTATTGATCCCCAGGATAGAAACACCTTCCCTGGAAATAAAGCAGGTATCACGTAAGTACTGAAGCCCATATGCTTTGCCATAATAAGAAGTTATCATAGCTAGGCACGATGGGCCACAGTCCATTTTATCATGTTGAGGGATAAATTTCATTATTTTTCTTCTAGTAGTATATCCTCAGTTTGTTTCACAGTTTGAGTTTCTCCTATTATTTCAATTCCTTTTTTATCATAGATCATTGAAAGGAAGTATAATCCTGCTTCCACAGGCCATTCTTTTTCTAGATCTTTTAGTAAATCACTTACTTTCCAGCTTTCATGGCTGTTAAGGTGATCAACGATATTTATTAACTCGGGATGATATCTCATTTCTATTTTTGACCCTCTTACAAATAGATAGAACATATCTTTAGCTTCATCTATTTTGTAGATCATTTTAAAAGGATTATTGGTGTAAATTTCCTTTTCAAGAAGGAATTCGTAATCATCAATATTATAGCTGTCTTCTTTTTCCCGCGATTGAGGTGGTGCCTGCCAACCAGCATTACTTAGTAATCCATGCTTAAACTCATCGTAGAAATATTTGAAGAATGATCTTGTGGATCCGTTAAGTATTTCTTCGTCGATTTTCAAAATAGACAAAAATTCATCGAATGTCTCATTGTTTTCCAGGAAATTGTGTTGTGGTTCAATGATATCCTTATTAATATCAATATAATCTCTGTAGAAGGTATTAAGTATTCTATCAAAGAATTTTACTTTTGATGGATTGTTGAACCAAAAAGTTACCCCTACAGAAAGATCATCACTTTTACCTATATGAAACTTGTTCCAAGGCATGAAAAATAAATCTCCTGCTCCAAAATCATATTTTTCAGCATGTTCCAATAAAGGCTCTATTTCAAAATTATTATGTTTTGTACCTGTAAGATCTTTGTATTTTTCCTGATCCCAGATATACATTGTTTTATCACCAGGGCCTAAATGGAAATGTAAAACATTTTCTCCTTTATGATCCTGATGAATTCCAAGAGGTGTCCATCCGTAATTTCCTATAAATACAGTTACATCTACTCCTGTTGCAGGAATGCCAATGATTTCAAGCAAAGGCTCAGTGATTAATCGTAATTCTTTGGATATGAAATTAGAATGTCTCTCCAGAAAATTGATGATCAATCCAAATTTTTCTTTGAAAACTCTGTTACAGTATTCAATGATTTCTTCATTTTCAAGAGGTGGATTTTTATATAATTCATCAATGAAGTCAGCATTTTCTTTACCTTTCCCTTGAGAAGGAAAATAAAGTCTGAAACCATCGAGGTCTTTTGTTTTAAATCTATTAACAAGGCCGTCCACCACTGCGTCTTTTAATTTTTTAATTAAATCTTCCGGAATGACGTCTTTGATTACACAGGTTTGGGTGAAGTTTTTATTGGTAGCAATAAAGTTTTCCCAAAACTCTTTATTAAACTCTTTATTATTCATATTAAAATGTATTAATGGTGGAAAAAAGTAATAGAGAAAATAAATTTCTCTATTACATTATTCATTTTACAAGCCGATAACTCGTTGTACTTGTTGTACTACACGTACTACACGTACTACTACTACGTTGTCAGCTGCGTCAGCTGCTTCACCGAATCCTCCTCTTAATTGATTTTGCTCAAGTGGAGAAAGAGTTTTTACCTTTAAGAACTCTTTTGCGTTAAATTTTGCTTTTTTCATGATAATAAATTTTTAAAATGATTTTTATGGTTCAAAGTTTATAGACATTAGCCCCTTCGTCGGTCTCTTCTTGCAAGAAAATATTTTTAACATCTATCTCATTTTATTTTTTTTTAGTAAAAATGAAAGAGAAGACTGGTGTGTATCTTAAAAAGATTGCTAGATTATTTTCATTGTATAAAAAAGAATAGTGTTTTTCATTTTATACTGTTTTGTACGTATAATACTCTTCACAGTGAAATGTATTTATTTTCGGACTATAAGAACATATAATATTGTCAGTAGTTACAGTCAATTTTAATTTCAAATAATTGTGAATTGATTTATGTAAAGATGTCTTGCTCATGGGAATTATTTTTCATAAATTTATATGGATTGATTTAACTGAATGCTACACTTTAGTGTAGAATTATCATTTAAATTAAATTAATCATGAAAAAACTATAACCAAACTTAAATTTATGAGTGAAATTTTTAATGACTTTTTTTTCTCTGAAACTAAAGTCAAGGGGGTCTTGCGTGAAGAAACTTCACAATCGAGTAATTATCTGGAAGTGACAGATGCATTTTCCAGGGCAATTTATATGAGTGTATATATTATTGACTATCAAAAAAGGAATTTTGAATATGTTTCCGAAAATCCATTATTCCTTTGTGGGAATACTGCCGAAGAAGTCAAGAATATGGGATATGATTTTTATTTTAAGTATGTACAGAAAAGTGATGCAGATTTATTATCAAAAGTTAACCAGATAGGATTTGAGTTCTATGAAAAGATTCCGGCTGATGAGAGAAAATACTATACGCTTTCTTATGATATTCACTTGTTGAATAATAATAAGGCTTTTTTAGTAAATCAGAAATTGACTCCACTTTTTCTTACAGAAGAAGGGAAGATATGGAAAGCGATGGGTGTAGTTTCCCTTTCCACAAATACCAATTCCGGAAATATTACCATTTCTAAACAAGGTACGAATGATTATTGGAGATATGATACTAAGGAAGGGGTATGGAGAAACGAGAAAAAAATAAAATTAACGGAAAGGGAACTGGATGTTTTACGATATCACGCACAAGGTTACACCATTAATAAAATAGCAGAGAAAATTTTTGTTTCTCCTGATACCATAAAATTTCATCGCAGGAAATTATTTGAAAAAATGCAGGTAACTAATATCTCAGAAGCATTGGCATTTGTAACCAATAATAAATTGCTATAGAGAGATGAATGATATTTAAGAATTCAGTAGTGTATCTTAAACTAACTGTTCAATTAAAATAAAACAAAAAACCACCTAATTAGGTGGTTTTGTGGTTTCTCCAGGAATCGAACCAGGGACACATGGATTTTCAATCCATTGCTCTACCAACTGAGCTAAGAAACCAATATGTTTGTTTGGCTTACTTCGTTGTTTAAAGTGGGTGCAAAAATAGTAATTTTTACTATATCATGCAATAAAAATTAAAAAAATGTATAAAAATAAAAGCCTGCTATTATTTTTCCCAAATGGTAATAGCAGGTTATATCTCTTATATGAATGTTTTATGGAAGATTTGAAAAATCTATATTGGGAGCTTGTGTTGGTGCTGTAACCGAAAACTGAGTTCCTGGGTTTACAACAGTATTAAAGAATCCTCCATTTTGTAAAAAGAATGCATTACCATTTATTCCACCCATAGCATCTATCCTTTGCTCTGCATTATAAGTATTATCCACACTGAATCTCGCTCCTGAAATTGCCATCCAGTTTCCAGAAGAGGTTCTTACCCACTGATTTTTAAATTCTACCTTTCTTCCCTGATATCCATTCTCAGGTTCAAAATTTTCTACGAAACTGTAGAATCCTTTAAGATAAGTGCTGGTTTGTGGCCTCTTCCAGCTGGCAATGAGTTTCCAGGAAGTGGTTTCTGGAGAGAGGAACCATGCTGTATAATCCGTTTTTCCATTTCCATCAGGTTCACCTTTTAATAAGAATTTATAGGTCTGTCCAGCTGTCCAATTATATTTATAATAACTCTGTCCTCCTGAGCCTTCATTACCAAATTCTCCAATAGTAACTCCACTACCTGCTCTGTTTAACACAATCTTGTGATCGGGTGGGATATTATTGGGATCGTCTGTTTCAAATGGGCTCCATACAGAGAATAAAATCCTTCTTTCAGTGGCAGAATTAACCTGCATCCCAAAGTAGCCCTCTTTGAAGCCGTTTGCCATAAAATAAGAGCCGATCTTATCTTCACCAATGGGAATTGTCACTTCGTTATAATAATAACTTACATTGGTATTTGTTGGGATCGTGTAATTCAAGTGACAGGAAGGCCCTCTACGAGCCCAGTAATAATATGAGGGATCATTACTGAAAATATGAATTCCTGTGGCTGCGGATCCACTAACTAAAATATCGGTGAGGTCCGCAAAGTAACCTCCTGTTTTAGATACCCCTTGAAGATCAACTTTTACATAACCCGGGTTAGAAATGGTAAAATCTCCCACAGTATAATTGGTATAAGCCAATCCTGTTAATGTAATGTTCTTAGATTCATTACCAATCGTTACTTTAACTATGCTACTACCGGAAGGGACTGAAGCCTTTAATCCGATATTTAACGTTCCAGTATTGCTTAGTCTGAAATAAGTACTAATAACCGTATGGGGATTGGTCCAGTTGGCTAATTTGGCAGATGTGATTACCTCATTGGCTCCGGAAGGCTTTACGGTCAGAAATGAATTTCCAGCTACCGGAACACTGAATGGTGGATTGTTTATTAAAGAAGATGCTTTATTTTGTTTAGAAATGGTGTCTTCCGTGGCTATGCTATTATTTTCTGCACACGACTGAAAAACAAGAAAAGCAATACCTAAAAAGATCTCTGTCAATAGTTTTAGTCTCATAATTTATTTGTGATTGGATTTACAGCACTAATTTAATTTTTTATCTATAGAATAAAAAATTAATTCTCACATTGTTGATTAAATTATAAGTGAATTCATATTGTTTCAATAAAAAAAAGGGTAGAGTATAAGATGGTGGGTTGTATATAAAACAAAAACCACCTTAAAAAGGTGGTTTGTGGTTTCTCCAGGAATCGAACCAGGGACACATGGATTTTCAATCCATTGCTCTACCAACTGAGCTAAGAAACCATTATATTTTTGTTTGTCTTACTTCGTTGTTTTAAAGTGATGCAAAAGTAGTAAGTTTTGGTATATGAAGCAAGTATTAATAGAATTTTTTTATAGTTTAAATAAAAACCTACTGATTCTCAGCTGGATTATTTTCCTGTTCCTTTCTGATTTGCTCACTCATTTCTTCTAATACAGGCTTAATCGTACTTTCCGGAAGATCACTGATTCGGATATACATAAGTCCATCTATTGCATCATTAAAATTAGGATCTACATTAAATGCAATTACTTTTGCATTTTGCTTGATGTATTTTTTGATCAAAACAGGCAGTCTTAACTCCGGTTCAAGATCATCAATGATTTTATCCAGCTTATTAAGATCAGATTCCATTTCCTCAAAAAAGATATTTTTGTCACGATCTCTAAGCTTCACTTTATATTCATTTCTGGGCGTAATATATTGGGCAACTGCACCATCATAATAATTTGAACGCATGAATTCGATCATCAAAGATTTTGAAAACTCTGAAAACTTATTCGAAATACTTACTCCACCCATAAGGAACTTATGATCAGGGTTTCTCAAGCACACATGAACGATTCCACGCCATAATAAAAAGAGTGGAAGCGGTTTTTGCTGATATTCCTGACAGATGTACGCTCTTCCCATTTCAATCACTTTTTTGAAGAAAGGATGGATATCCTGTTCGAATTCAAAAAGTGAACTGGTATAAAATCCTTTAATGCCATATTTTTTCATAACATCTTTACCTAAGGCCATACGATAGGCTCCAACCAGCATTTCTGCAGTACTGTCCCAAAGGAAAAGATGGTGGTAATGCTTATCATATTCGTCGAGATCAAAAGGTAAATTACTCCCTTCTCCCACGGCGCGGAAAGTAAGCTCTCTCTGTCTGCCTATTTCCCTCATTACAGAAGGGATCTCCTCATATGTAGTGAAATAGATTTCATAATTGCCATTACTGAAAAGCATTTTATCAGTACCTCTCAGCTTACTAATATCATTTAGAATATTTTCTTTAGGCGTTTCATCAATGATATTTTGTACAATATTTTCCTCCTTAAGTAAAGGGAATTTTAAAGATAGATTTTGAAGATTTATAACCTGGGCAAGTGACTTCCTTTTTTCATAGTAAGATTTCATCATATACACCTTACGTTTTAAAAATTCACCTAGCTCCTCAATATTTTCCATCTCATCCATGGCTTTTACAGCAATGGGTTTACCTATTCTTACACGGATGGGTTTTTCTCTGTCATTCATCATTTCAGATGGTAACATTAATGTTTGCAAACTCGCATGCAGTTTTGCCACCTGATAAAATAATGTGCTGTTTTTGGCATGGAAGTACATCGGAACAACCGGTACTTTTGCCATTTTAATCAATTTTAAAGCTGGTTTTTCCCATTCCCTGTCTAAGATCTCACTATAAGCATTGTTTTTGTTTGAAACTTCCCCTGCTGGGAAAATGCCAACACAACCTCCATTTTCAATGTGTTTTAAAGTCTCACGCATTCCTGAAGAACTGCTGTAAGCTCCCTTTCTGTTTTCAAAAGGATTTACAGAAATTACATAAGGTTCCATAGGTTTTATTTTCTCTAATAGAAAATTACCCATTACTTTAAAATCAGGACGTACTTCTAATAATATTTTACACATTAAGATTCCATCAATTGCCCCAAGCGGATGATTGGAAACCAGGATAAATGGTCCTGTCTTTGGGATCTTAGCTAAATCTTCTTCAAATGCGATATAGCTTAAGTTTCTCTCCCTTACAAATGAATCGAAAAAGTCTTTACCTTCCTTGTCTTTTAGTTTATCATATAATCTGTTGACTTCATTTATTTTAGCAACGCTCATGATAGCAGATGCTACAGGATTCTTTAGAAATCCTATTTTACTTAAGCCGGAAGCTTGGATTAAATCATTTTTCGAAATTAAGCTCATATGTGTTTAGTCGCAATTATATTTATAGTGTTACCATTTGAAGCGTACTCTTGGAAATTTGTTCCAATAATACACTTTTTTCCTGGTAAAATTTATCAATGTTATCCATCTTCGCATTTCTTACGGTGAATAGAGATACATTCTTAACTACCTCAGTTTTAAAACCTTTTTGTAATTCTTCGTTCAGCTCATCAATAGTATTGAATTTATCTTCCAAACATAAAGCTAGTGAAATTGCAGAATTCTGCATCAATGAAACTTTAATTTTATGTCTTGATAAAAGACTAAAAATTTCACTCATATGATCTTCAGCAATAAATGAAAAATTTCTTGTAGATATTTTTAAAAGATTCTGGTTCTCTTTTAAAATATAAGATTCTTCATGTTGATTTTTTTCTGAAGCTCCTACTTTCGTTCCTCCCTTTGTAGGGTCTACAAAAGATTTTACATAAAAAGGAATGCTTTTTTGTTGTAAAGGCTGTAAGGTTTTTGGGTGAATAACACTTGCTCCATAATAAGCCATTTCAATAGCTTCCTCATAAGAGATATTAGAAAGAAGGGTAACATCCTTGAATTTTCTGGGATCCCCCGTCATTACCCCGGGAACATCTTTCCATATCGTCATTGCTTCCGCATTGGTGCAGTAAGCGAAAATGGCAGCAGAGTAATCAGAACCCTCTCTTCCTAAAGTAACTGTAAAATTATTATCGTCAGAGCCGATAAAACCTTGTGTTACATAACAGATCTCAGAATTTAAAGTAGAGATAAACTCTTCTGTTTTTTTCCAGTCTACATTACCATCTCTATAAGAATTATCAGTTTTTATATAATCTCTTGCATCCAGCCATTGATTAGTAAACTGTATCTCATTAAGATATTCACTCAAAATTTTTGTAGAAATCATTTCTCCACAACTTACTACCTGATCGTAAACAAAATTATAATTTGGAGATTTATTTCTTCTTAAAAAAGAATCAAGATCATCAAAAAACAAATTAATTTCCGAAAATACTGGGTGGTTTTCTTGGAAAAGACCCTGAGCAATCTCGATATGCTTCTGTTTAATAATCTTAATTTCAGTTTGATAGTTTTCCTTCTTGAAATAAAGTTCTACAACCTTTTCCAACTCATTAGTCGTTTTGCCCATTGCTGAAATTACCAGCAAGCATTTGGCAAATCCTTGGCTTTTTAAAACCATTGACACATTTTTTACACTTTCAGCATCTTTTACAGATGCTCCACCAAACTTGAAAATTTTCATTAAATTATTAAAAATAAAATTGTTAGATAAATAATAGTTGAGTTTTTTACGGACGTCAAAATTATAAATTTACAATGAGATATGAAATACCTGAGTGGTAGGATGAGATAAAGATTTTTATGATAAATGGATGATTTTATTGGGTTTTCTTTAATATCAACCTCTATTATGTAGTTTTATTTCTATGTAATCGAGTTATATGACTAAAAATGATGATAATTGATGAAATTTCTTTGCAATGAAAAACGGGAACAGATTATTGAGAAGATAGAGAAGGATAATGATAAAATAACACTATATAACATTGATATACAGTGTTTAAGATCTTTTAAAAGAATTTTTTTTAGATTGCGATAAATTTTACGAAATTTGGAGAAATCGTAAATAGTAAAATATGTCAGATCAATCGTTGCAGACTTTAGGAGAATTTATTATAGATAAACAAGAAGATTTTCAATATTCTACGGGGGAACTTTCCCGACTTCTAAGTGCTATAAGATTGGCTTCAAAAGTGGTAAACAGAGAAGTAAATAAAGCTGGAATTGCAGATATTATCGGAAAAGCCGGTAATGAGAATATTCAGGGTGAAGAGCAGCAGAAATTAGATGTGCTTGCCAATGAAATATTTATCACTGCATTATCGCAAAGAGAGGTAGTTTGTGGAATTGCTTCGGAAGAGAACGATGATTTTATAGATATTAAATGTGTTGGAAACGGGCATCTTAGTAAATATGTAGTTTTAATTGATCCTCTTGATGGTTCATCAAATATTGATGTTAATGTTTCGGTAGGAACTATTTTCTCAATTTACAGAAGGGTATCAGAACCTGGAACTCCGGTTCAGTTAGAAGACTTCTTACAGAAAGGAGTAAATCAGATCGCAGCAGGATATGTGATCTATGGTTCTTCCACCATGATTGTTTACACCACAGGAAATGGAGTGAACGGCTTCACCTTAGATCCTTCTTTAGGCACCTATTATCTTTCGCATCCAAATATGAAATTTCCGGCAACCGGAAAGATTTATTCCATTAATGAAGGGAACTATATTAAATTCCCTCAAGGAGTTAAAAATTATCTGAAATATTGCCAGATGGAAGAAGGCGATCGTCCTTATACATCCCGATATATTGGTTCTCTCGTGGCTGATTTTCATAGGAATATGCTAAAAGGAGGAATTTATATTTATCCATCCTACTCTCAATCACCTAATGGTAAGTTGAGATTATTGTACGAATGTAATCCTATGGCATTCCTTGCAGAACAGGCAGGAGGAAAAGCGACAGACGGATTCAGAAGAATTTTGGAAGTTGAACCTACTGAACTTCACCAAAGAATTCCATTTTTCTGTGGAAGCGTTGATATGGTAGAGAAGGCCGAGGAATTTATGCGAATAGATAGTGTAAAATAAATGATAGCTAAATATTCTAGATATTTATTAGAATTCAAACGCCCGAGTGGAACATCTCGTGGCGTTTTGCATGAAAAAGAGACCTTTATTCTTGAAGTTTCAGAAGGTGAGCAAAAGGGAGTAGGAGAGTGTGCTGTTTTCAGAGGATTAAGCTTTGACGATAGACCTGATTATGAAGAAAAATTGAAGTGGCTTTGTGAAAATATCGATCAGGATTCCCAGTTTTTAAAAGAACAGTTAAAAGAATTTCCATCCATTTGGATTGGATACGAACAGGCCATTCTCAATTTGCATAATGGTGATCACCTTTATTTTCCAAGTGAATTTACAAGAGGACAGATTCCCATTATTATCAATGGATTGATCTGGATGGGAGATGTTAGTTATATGGAAGAACAGATTCAGGAGAAACTTGAAAATGGCTTTCATTGTATTAAGTTAAAAATTGGTGTTGATTGGAAATCTGAACATACAGTTCTTCAAAAGTTAAGAGAAAAATTTCCGAAAGATGCATTAGAGTTGCGTGTTGATGCTAATGGTGGATTTAATACAGAAGAAGCAAGAATGGTCTTAAAGCAACTTTCCGATTTGCATATTCATTCTATAGAACAGCCTATTAAAGCCGGAAACTGGACCGATATGGCTGCATTATGTGCGGAAACTCCAACACCCATTGCTTTGGACGAAGAATTAATTGGGGTAACTGAAAATGATGAAAAGAAAAAACTCTTAGAAGCCATCAGGCCACAATACATTATTCTAAAACCCTCATTAATCGGAGGTTTTTCAGGATCTGATGAGTGGATTAATCTCGCAGAAGAACAAAAAATAGGATGGTGGATAACTTCAGCTTTGGAAAGTAATATCGGGTTAAATGCGATTGCACAATATACATTTACAAAACATAGTAAATTGCCTCAAGGCCTTGGCACTGGAGGCTTATTTACTAATAATTTTGTCAACCATATGAAACTAACTGGGGAACGCTTGCTTTTTAAAGCATGATCTAAACATGGAAATGTGTTAAGGTTTCCTGTTTGAAGGCATCTAACTAAATCTCATCATTTATGAAAATCGTTTTTTTAATGTTTTCTAATAAAATAGAAAACTTTTCTTTAAACTTTTTCATTGCCGGAAATTTTAATTAATTCTCTAGTCTAAGAAATATGCAATCTTCATGCCATTTCGGGCTTTTTACAAATATTAACACATTATTTTATTGTTAACTCTAAATTAATTAATCATTTTGAGACAATGATGAAGGTGTTTTCATTATTGCTTATTCTATTGGTAATGAGGTTGCTGTCGGTTCCATTTAAAGTTTGGAAAATATCATTTTGAACCTGCGAGCTGGATAGGTATCCCCAATGATTTCCAAGTTCAAATTTCAGACCATTCTTCAAATCATTTTCAATAAAAGTACAGTCGATGATAGAAACAATATCCTTAAATTTCTGAATATCACTTGGACCATGTTTTCCCAGCCTTGGCGTAAGAATATTTTTGTGAATTGTGAAATACCGAGGACTGCGTCTTTTCGGTTTAAATAAATTGAAATCCGGTTGGCAAGTAAGGGAAGTTTATTAAAAGAATCTTCAGAGTCTTCGAAAACTTTGTAAGTTACATCGGCGTTTAGCAATAATACCTGATCAATAACTCTTAGAATATTTTCACTTTTTAAGCTATAGAGCATACTTTGGAGTACTCTGTTTCCCAGAGAATGTGCCATCAGATGTATTCTCTGATTACAGGGAGCAAGATCCCGGTTGGAAAAAATATCTTTTAAGAACTGGGTATAGAAATAGAACAGCCTCATTAAAGAGGTTCCTGAATTGATACTTGAAGCCTTATCATCAAAATATGTTAGAGGAACAATACTGCTTGAAGCCGGCCAGCTAACGAATAGAATATGCTCAACAGGAGATTCAGGGCTATCAATAAATAGCTTTTTCAGATCGATGATGGCTTCTAATTCATCATCAAAATCATAGGCATAGCCATGAATAAATATTAACACATCACTTCTGGACTTTGTAGAGGACATGTTTTTATATAATTCATAAAACAACCTTTGCGTTCCCCCAAGGTTGTTGGCAGTGAGCTTTGATTTTTTTATCTTTTTCTCACTTAATAATACTTCAAGAACATCTTCGTATCCTTGCTTTTCCGGTTCCGAGAAAAGCTGATAATTTAAAATATTCCTGTTGGTATAATCTTTTTTCTTTTTTGCCTGAGCAGTAGGTTCTGTATAATTATCGAAATCACATTTTGCAATTCTGAAATTAGGGATAGAGTACTCGTCATTGGAAAATGAATCAATGGTTTCGTTTTTATGACGAATGATCTTCCGATTACTTAATATATAAACGGCCATAATGAATGATTTTGTGAGTGGTTTTTAACTTTATAAATTTCGGAAAAATTATTGGATAATAGTTCATTGTAGTTTTCATTCATTACTTTCATAAACCCTAAATTTTCGCTAAATTTGCACAAAGTCCACGAGCTTTATAAAGTTAATTTAATGGAAGAAGAAAAAAAATCACTCAATTTTATTGAGCAAATTATAGAAGATGATTTGGTAAACGGTTTGAATAAAGATCAAATCCGTTTCCGTTTTCCCCCTGAACCTAATGGGTATCTGCATGTAGGGCACACAAAAGCGATCTGCATCAATTTTGGGTTGGGTGAAAAATACAATGCTCCCGTAAACCTTCGTTTCGATGATACAAATCCTGAAAAAGAAGAGCAGGAATTTGTGGATTCCATCAAAAAAGATGTAGAATGGCTAGGTTTCAAATGGGATAAAGAATTGTATGCATCCGACTACTTCCAGCAGCTTTATGATTGGGCTGTTAGACTTATTAAAGAAGGGAAAGCTTATGTAGATGAGCAACCATCAGAAGTAATTACAGAACAGAGAAAAAACCCTGCAGAGCCAGGAGTTGAATCTCCATTCAGAAATCGTCCTGTAGAAGAATCTATTGATTTATTCGAAAGAATGAAAAATGGAGAATTTGAAGAAGGTACGATGTCTCTTCGTGCTAAGATTGATATGATCTCGCCAAATATGAATATGCGTGATCCTGTGATGTACAGAATATTGAAAAGACCTCACCACAGAACAGGGACACAATGGAAAATCTATCCAATGTATGACTGGGCGCATGGAGAATCGGATTATTTGGAGCAGGTATCTCACTCATTGTGTTCTTTGGAATTTGAAAACCACAGACCACTTTACAACTGGTATTTAGATCAGGTATATGAAGAGCCTAAAGTAGCGCCAAAACAGAGAGAATTTGCAAGGATGAATGTTACGTACATGATTACTTCTAAAAGAAAACTGCAAAGGTTAGTTGCTGAGAAGGTGGTAACAGGCTGGGATGATCCTAGGATGCCTACTATTTCAGGAATGCGTAGAAAAGGATTTACACCAGCTTCTATCAGAAACTTTATTGATAAAGTTGGGGTAGCAAAAAGAGAAAATCTGATTGAAATTCAGTTATTGGATTTCTGTGTTCGTGAAGACCTGAATAAAGTAGCTAAACGTGTGATGGCTGTGGTAGATCCTGTAAAATTAGTGATCGAAAACTACCCTGAAGGACAGGAAGAATGGTTGGAAACTGAAAATAATCCTGAACAGGAAAATGCAGGAACAAGAGAAGTCCCTTTTTCAAGAGAATTATATATTGAACGTGAAGATTTTAAGGAAGAGGCAAACAATAAGTTCTTCAGATTAAA is part of the Chryseobacterium paludis genome and encodes:
- a CDS encoding lysophospholipid acyltransferase family protein, with product MSLISKNDLIQASGLSKIGFLKNPVASAIMSVAKINEVNRLYDKLKDKEGKDFFDSFVRERNLSYIAFEEDLAKIPKTGPFILVSNHPLGAIDGILMCKILLEVRPDFKVMGNFLLEKIKPMEPYVISVNPFENRKGAYSSSSGMRETLKHIENGGCVGIFPAGEVSNKNNAYSEILDREWEKPALKLIKMAKVPVVPMYFHAKNSTLFYQVAKLHASLQTLMLPSEMMNDREKPIRVRIGKPIAVKAMDEMENIEELGEFLKRKVYMMKSYYEKRKSLAQVINLQNLSLKFPLLKEENIVQNIIDETPKENILNDISKLRGTDKMLFSNGNYEIYFTTYEEIPSVMREIGRQRELTFRAVGEGSNLPFDLDEYDKHYHHLFLWDSTAEMLVGAYRMALGKDVMKKYGIKGFYTSSLFEFEQDIHPFFKKVIEMGRAYICQEYQQKPLPLFLLWRGIVHVCLRNPDHKFLMGGVSISNKFSEFSKSLMIEFMRSNYYDGAVAQYITPRNEYKVKLRDRDKNIFFEEMESDLNKLDKIIDDLEPELRLPVLIKKYIKQNAKVIAFNVDPNFNDAIDGLMYIRISDLPESTIKPVLEEMSEQIRKEQENNPAENQ
- a CDS encoding response regulator transcription factor, translating into MSEIFNDFFFSETKVKGVLREETSQSSNYLEVTDAFSRAIYMSVYIIDYQKRNFEYVSENPLFLCGNTAEEVKNMGYDFYFKYVQKSDADLLSKVNQIGFEFYEKIPADERKYYTLSYDIHLLNNNKAFLVNQKLTPLFLTEEGKIWKAMGVVSLSTNTNSGNITISKQGTNDYWRYDTKEGVWRNEKKIKLTERELDVLRYHAQGYTINKIAEKIFVSPDTIKFHRRKLFEKMQVTNISEALAFVTNNKLL
- a CDS encoding aspartate kinase, coding for MKIFKFGGASVKDAESVKNVSMVLKSQGFAKCLLVISAMGKTTNELEKVVELYFKKENYQTEIKIIKQKHIEIAQGLFQENHPVFSEINLFFDDLDSFLRRNKSPNYNFVYDQVVSCGEMISTKILSEYLNEIQFTNQWLDARDYIKTDNSYRDGNVDWKKTEEFISTLNSEICYVTQGFIGSDDNNFTVTLGREGSDYSAAIFAYCTNAEAMTIWKDVPGVMTGDPRKFKDVTLLSNISYEEAIEMAYYGASVIHPKTLQPLQQKSIPFYVKSFVDPTKGGTKVGASEKNQHEESYILKENQNLLKISTRNFSFIAEDHMSEIFSLLSRHKIKVSLMQNSAISLALCLEDKFNTIDELNEELQKGFKTEVVKNVSLFTVRNAKMDNIDKFYQEKSVLLEQISKSTLQMVTL
- a CDS encoding DUF3472 domain-containing protein — encoded protein: MRLKLLTEIFLGIAFLVFQSCAENNSIATEDTISKQNKASSLINNPPFSVPVAGNSFLTVKPSGANEVITSAKLANWTNPHTVISTYFRLSNTGTLNIGLKASVPSGSSIVKVTIGNESKNITLTGLAYTNYTVGDFTISNPGYVKVDLQGVSKTGGYFADLTDILVSGSAATGIHIFSNDPSYYYWARRGPSCHLNYTIPTNTNVSYYYNEVTIPIGEDKIGSYFMANGFKEGYFGMQVNSATERRILFSVWSPFETDDPNNIPPDHKIVLNRAGSGVTIGEFGNEGSGGQSYYKYNWTAGQTYKFLLKGEPDGNGKTDYTAWFLSPETTSWKLIASWKRPQTSTYLKGFYSFVENFEPENGYQGRKVEFKNQWVRTSSGNWMAISGARFSVDNTYNAEQRIDAMGGINGNAFFLQNGGFFNTVVNPGTQFSVTAPTQAPNIDFSNLP